One region of Chryseobacterium sp. SORGH_AS_0447 genomic DNA includes:
- a CDS encoding TonB-dependent siderophore receptor, with translation MDIKKSLVLLFSSYGCFLFAQETAIDTVYVFDNQMSKVKLFHKVNTIRPEDAEKNSTNLSEILRFQSQVYIKENGRGAVSSPSFRGTSAGQTAFVWNGININSQFLGQGDVNNIPSMGFDQLEVKAGSVGVIYGSGAVGGTVHLNNSLDFNKGLHASLFSEAASFDTYNNFAKASYSNNKFSFKLSGNYSVSENDYEVEESRNYINRNGEYSNTNFNFAAAYKIAPHHQVSWISEFFNGNQHFPVFFDSQTKTKYETQNVRSLLIWDWNTSKLNNVFRAAYTEENFQYFDNIDRPKSSGGAGKNYILKNDFNYFLDPKWNINIIGEFQVNKGEGYMSGIKNVSRNVGSLAGLLRYFATKDLRFEAGIKKDFVEDYSTPVLLSFSGNWNMTRWYNLNLNAAKNFRYPSFNDLYWQPGGNLDLKPETAYQFDLKNQFTIAGVKLMLTPYYIRITNMITWLPGSMGYYSPVNTYKVQSYGLESQIEYERKFGKHVLRSNLGYSYTKSTNLETDKQMMYVPLHKFFGNIDYRYSFMKVYVQGMYNGLTYADSEEKRSAAIEPYFVMNAGISGTFLKHYTIGGKVNNIFNEIYQTTAFYPLPKRNYSVYLNINF, from the coding sequence ATGGATATAAAAAAATCGCTCGTACTGCTTTTTTCGTCTTACGGTTGTTTTCTTTTTGCACAGGAGACAGCTATCGATACCGTGTATGTTTTCGATAACCAGATGAGCAAGGTGAAGCTTTTCCATAAAGTGAACACCATCCGTCCGGAAGACGCCGAGAAAAACTCAACCAACCTTTCCGAAATATTGCGTTTCCAGTCCCAGGTTTATATTAAAGAAAACGGACGGGGTGCGGTTTCGTCACCTTCGTTTCGCGGGACCAGTGCCGGACAAACGGCTTTTGTATGGAACGGCATTAATATTAATTCGCAGTTTTTAGGTCAGGGAGACGTAAACAATATTCCGTCGATGGGATTCGACCAGCTTGAGGTAAAAGCCGGAAGTGTAGGCGTTATTTACGGAAGCGGCGCGGTCGGTGGAACGGTACACCTCAACAACAGCCTTGATTTTAACAAAGGGCTGCATGCTTCCCTTTTTTCCGAAGCAGCGTCGTTCGATACGTATAATAATTTTGCAAAAGCTTCGTATTCCAACAATAAATTCAGCTTTAAACTGTCGGGGAATTACTCGGTGAGTGAAAATGATTATGAAGTGGAAGAATCGAGGAATTATATCAACCGAAACGGGGAATACTCGAATACGAATTTTAATTTTGCAGCGGCTTATAAAATAGCACCGCATCATCAGGTTTCATGGATTTCTGAATTTTTCAACGGAAACCAGCATTTTCCCGTATTTTTCGACAGCCAGACCAAAACCAAATATGAAACCCAGAATGTGAGAAGCCTCCTTATCTGGGACTGGAATACTTCTAAGCTGAACAACGTATTCCGTGCGGCCTATACGGAAGAAAATTTCCAGTATTTCGATAATATCGACCGCCCAAAAAGCAGCGGCGGAGCGGGTAAAAATTATATCCTGAAGAATGATTTCAATTATTTCCTCGATCCGAAATGGAACATCAATATCATCGGGGAATTTCAGGTAAATAAAGGAGAAGGCTACATGAGCGGCATTAAAAATGTCAGTCGGAATGTGGGTTCCTTAGCCGGATTACTACGGTATTTTGCAACAAAAGATTTACGCTTCGAAGCAGGGATCAAAAAAGATTTTGTTGAAGATTACAGCACTCCGGTTCTGCTTTCTTTTTCGGGAAACTGGAACATGACGAGATGGTACAATCTTAACCTGAATGCTGCTAAAAATTTCAGGTATCCGTCCTTTAATGACCTGTACTGGCAACCCGGCGGAAATCTTGATCTGAAACCCGAAACTGCCTATCAGTTTGATCTGAAAAACCAGTTTACCATTGCCGGTGTAAAGCTTATGCTGACCCCCTATTACATCAGGATCACCAACATGATTACCTGGCTTCCGGGAAGTATGGGATATTATTCGCCGGTAAACACCTATAAAGTTCAGTCTTACGGGCTTGAATCCCAAATCGAATACGAAAGAAAATTCGGGAAACATGTATTAAGGTCCAACCTGGGTTATTCGTATACAAAATCCACCAATCTGGAAACGGATAAGCAGATGATGTATGTTCCGCTTCACAAGTTTTTCGGGAATATCGATTACCGCTATTCTTTTATGAAAGTTTATGTACAGGGAATGTACAACGGGCTTACGTATGCCGACAGCGAAGAAAAAAGAAGTGCTGCCATCGAACCGTATTTCGTAATGAATGCCGGAATTTCAGGAACTTTCCTTAAGCATTACACGATCGGCGGTAAGGTGAACAATATATTTAACGAAATCTATCAGACCACCGCTTTTTATCCGCTGCCTAAAAGGAATTACAGCGTCTATTTGAATATTAATTTTTAA
- the cdd gene encoding cytidine deaminase has protein sequence MKKETQISYEYFKNSSELNDIEKKLFERAKEARENAYAPYSNFLVGCSVLLENGEMYSGNNQENAAYPSGLCAERTALFWIAANFPDVKIKKIFVVGGPKEFHEKNPPIPPCGACRQSLMEYETKQQENIELYFSSMNEEVVKVHAIKDLLPFYFDATFL, from the coding sequence ATGAAAAAAGAAACTCAGATCAGTTACGAATATTTTAAGAATAGCAGTGAGCTGAACGATATTGAGAAAAAATTGTTCGAAAGAGCTAAAGAAGCACGCGAAAATGCCTATGCTCCCTACTCCAATTTCCTGGTGGGCTGTTCGGTGTTGTTGGAAAACGGTGAAATGTACTCGGGAAACAATCAGGAGAATGCGGCTTATCCTTCCGGGCTTTGCGCGGAGCGAACGGCTTTGTTCTGGATCGCAGCCAACTTTCCGGATGTAAAGATCAAAAAGATTTTTGTGGTGGGCGGCCCGAAGGAATTTCACGAGAAAAACCCGCCGATTCCGCCGTGCGGCGCATGCAGGCAAAGCCTGATGGAATACGAAACCAAGCAGCAGGAGAATATCGAACTCTATTTTTCGAGCATGAATGAAGAAGTGGTGAAAGTGCATGCCATTAAGGATCTGCTGCCGTTTTATTTTGATGCTACTTTCCTGTAG
- the namA gene encoding NADPH dehydrogenase NamA has translation MLYTPIKFRNVELKNRWVMSPMCMYSCENGLANDFHFVHYGSRAQGGTGLIIVEATGVEPRGRITNHCMGIWTNEQAEKLQKIVEFVHQHSESKIGIQLAHSGRKGSTWNNVQIPVEEGWETVAPSSIPYHPKERIPHALTVEEVKEQVQNFKLAARRAAAAGFDVIEIHAAHGYLLHQFLSPLSNIRTDEYGGSFENRIRFLLEVVDAVNEELDENIALFVRISGTEYAENGWDVDDSVQLSKILKQHKVDLVDVSSGGNIHGAKIEVRAGYQVPFASKVRTEAEAETGAVGLITTTEQAEEILQKGEADLIFIAREILRNPYKAVQGSFEMNEECFFPHQYLRAKIST, from the coding sequence ATGTTATATACTCCAATTAAATTCAGAAATGTTGAGTTGAAAAACCGTTGGGTAATGTCACCCATGTGTATGTATTCCTGTGAAAACGGACTGGCGAATGACTTCCATTTTGTGCATTACGGCAGCCGGGCGCAGGGCGGAACGGGTTTAATTATTGTTGAAGCTACCGGAGTGGAACCCCGCGGACGGATCACCAATCACTGCATGGGAATCTGGACCAATGAGCAGGCTGAAAAACTTCAGAAAATCGTAGAATTTGTTCATCAGCACTCAGAAAGCAAGATCGGGATTCAACTGGCGCATTCCGGGAGGAAAGGCTCCACCTGGAACAATGTACAGATTCCGGTAGAGGAGGGTTGGGAGACCGTAGCACCGAGTTCCATTCCTTATCATCCGAAAGAGAGAATTCCGCATGCATTAACGGTAGAAGAAGTAAAGGAGCAGGTACAGAATTTTAAGCTGGCAGCAAGAAGGGCGGCAGCGGCAGGTTTCGATGTCATTGAAATTCATGCGGCTCACGGCTATCTGCTCCACCAGTTTTTGTCGCCGCTGTCCAATATCCGGACGGATGAATACGGCGGAAGCTTTGAAAACCGGATCAGGTTCCTGTTGGAAGTGGTAGACGCCGTTAACGAAGAGCTGGATGAAAATATAGCTTTATTTGTAAGGATTTCCGGAACAGAATATGCGGAAAATGGCTGGGATGTAGATGACAGTGTTCAATTATCGAAAATCCTGAAACAGCATAAAGTAGATTTGGTGGACGTTTCCAGCGGCGGAAATATCCACGGTGCTAAAATTGAAGTACGTGCAGGTTACCAGGTTCCTTTCGCTTCAAAAGTCCGCACGGAGGCAGAGGCCGAAACCGGAGCCGTCGGTCTGATTACAACCACGGAACAGGCGGAAGAAATCCTTCAGAAAGGAGAAGCCGATCTTATTTTTATTGCGAGAGAAATTTTAAGGAATCCCTACAAGGCCGTTCAGGGATCTTTTGAAATGAATGAAGAATGCTTCTTCCCGCATCAATATTTAAGGGCTAAAATCTCTACTTAA
- a CDS encoding DUF2752 domain-containing protein yields the protein MRIEDFMLPCPIKKFFGFECFGCGTQRAIVMVFEGRFTEAFYMFPAVYTLLLFFATVVLNFMDKKRNYSNVMVFLAIFNAIVMVISYFYKHLFVHIH from the coding sequence ATGAGAATAGAAGACTTTATGCTGCCGTGCCCGATCAAGAAATTTTTCGGATTCGAATGTTTCGGATGTGGTACCCAACGGGCGATAGTCATGGTCTTTGAAGGCAGATTTACAGAAGCATTTTATATGTTTCCCGCGGTATATACCTTATTGCTCTTTTTTGCCACGGTGGTTCTCAATTTTATGGATAAAAAACGGAATTACAGCAATGTGATGGTTTTTTTAGCCATTTTTAATGCCATTGTAATGGTTATTTCTTATTTTTATAAACATCTATTTGTACATATACATTAA
- a CDS encoding CCC motif membrane protein, which yields MDQQKLPNATAVLILGIVSIIGCCCYGLPGLVAGIIALVLAKKDGELYRKNPALYSNYSQLNAGKIMAIIGIVLSILYAIYVVVLISTVGWEAMKDPQLMQERLRDLMGQ from the coding sequence ATGGATCAACAAAAGTTACCTAACGCAACAGCGGTCTTAATTTTAGGAATTGTATCGATTATCGGCTGCTGCTGTTATGGGCTCCCGGGGTTGGTTGCAGGGATCATTGCCCTTGTCCTGGCTAAAAAGGACGGAGAACTGTACAGGAAAAATCCTGCTTTATATTCCAATTACAGTCAGCTGAATGCAGGAAAGATTATGGCAATCATCGGGATTGTGTTAAGTATTTTATACGCTATCTATGTAGTTGTATTGATTTCAACGGTAGGTTGGGAAGCAATGAAAGACCCGCAACTGATGCAGGAAAGATTAAGAGACCTGATGGGTCAATAA
- a CDS encoding endonuclease has product MKNSLFLLVLASGLAVAQAPSGYYNSANGLSGASLKTALSNIITNGHQDKGYNGLWTGYKTTDIDKNYENDGSILDIYSEKPSGTDPYKFTPVTNQCGTYSVEGNCYNREHLVPQSLFNESSPMVSDIHFIRATDGKVNGMRSNYPFGKVGTASFTSKNGSKLGTSASSGYSGTVFEPIDEFKGDVARMIFYFVTRYQSRLSTFSSGNMLGSSAYPGLQTWELNVLLAWHNQDPVSQAEINRNNASYSFQGNRNPFIDNPNYVSQIWGSGSTSGTGTTTPPSSTGCANETFETIPTASSASYLTRTWTNNGISWTATDARTDQTISSKAITVRDGSLASGSSANGIGSLTVTTQLKFTGSNGTFNVKVNGNTVGTVPYNSNTTTTTINNINISGNVAITLENNSTSDRVAIDNLSWTCYSGTSRQTQNLYPAATDLNQNSLQISNNPVSGNEIFVKGKTESIRKAEIYNLQGKLIQTIDQPFKNTRNSIRIKNPGQGIYLLKLDDVTLKFIVK; this is encoded by the coding sequence ATGAAAAATTCACTATTTCTTTTGGTATTGGCTTCCGGGCTGGCAGTTGCCCAGGCCCCTTCCGGGTATTACAATTCGGCCAACGGTCTTTCAGGAGCATCCCTGAAAACAGCATTGAGTAACATCATCACCAACGGTCACCAGGACAAAGGCTACAACGGGCTCTGGACCGGATATAAAACCACAGATATCGACAAGAACTACGAAAATGACGGTTCGATTCTGGACATTTATTCTGAAAAACCGTCAGGAACCGATCCTTATAAATTTACCCCCGTAACCAACCAGTGCGGAACGTATTCAGTCGAAGGAAACTGCTACAACCGGGAGCACCTGGTTCCGCAGAGTTTATTCAATGAATCTTCTCCGATGGTTTCGGACATTCATTTCATCAGAGCGACTGACGGCAAAGTAAACGGGATGCGTTCCAATTATCCTTTCGGGAAAGTGGGAACGGCCAGCTTTACTTCTAAAAACGGTTCCAAATTGGGGACATCCGCGTCTTCAGGATATTCCGGGACGGTGTTTGAGCCGATCGATGAATTTAAAGGAGATGTTGCCCGGATGATCTTTTATTTTGTAACCAGGTACCAAAGCAGGCTTTCAACGTTCTCATCCGGAAACATGCTGGGCAGCTCCGCATATCCGGGATTACAGACCTGGGAACTGAATGTCCTGCTGGCATGGCATAACCAGGATCCTGTTTCTCAGGCGGAGATCAACCGGAACAACGCGTCTTACTCCTTTCAAGGAAACCGGAACCCTTTTATTGACAACCCGAATTATGTAAGCCAGATCTGGGGCTCCGGATCTACTTCCGGTACCGGTACCACGACCCCACCAAGCTCAACAGGCTGTGCCAACGAAACGTTTGAAACCATTCCAACCGCAAGCTCAGCTTCTTACCTGACGAGAACCTGGACGAATAACGGCATTTCATGGACCGCCACAGACGCCAGAACCGACCAGACCATTTCTTCAAAAGCCATTACCGTACGGGACGGTTCGTTAGCTTCCGGCAGTTCCGCCAACGGGATCGGATCTCTAACGGTAACCACCCAGCTGAAATTCACGGGATCAAACGGTACCTTCAATGTAAAAGTAAACGGAAATACCGTAGGAACAGTGCCTTACAATTCCAATACAACGACCACTACCATCAATAACATCAACATTTCCGGAAATGTGGCGATTACCCTGGAAAATAATTCAACCAGCGACCGGGTAGCGATTGATAACCTGAGCTGGACCTGCTATTCGGGAACTTCAAGACAGACTCAAAACCTTTATCCGGCAGCGACGGACTTGAATCAGAATTCATTACAGATTTCAAACAATCCGGTTTCAGGCAATGAAATTTTTGTAAAAGGAAAAACAGAATCTATTCGGAAAGCGGAAATTTATAATCTTCAGGGCAAATTAATCCAGACGATTGACCAGCCTTTTAAAAATACCAGGAATTCGATCAGGATTAAAAATCCTGGGCAGGGTATTTATCTTTTGAAGCTGGACGATGTAACGTTGAAATTTATTGTGAAGTAA
- a CDS encoding DUF4136 domain-containing protein, producing the protein MKRYIFILLASATLGLTSCSPFNVRSDYASTANFNTYRTYKLRIDDLKLNDIDKDRVLNELSRQLQAKGLQPGENPDLIINVKANHKKVTDITTTSPYGAWGWGGPFGWGIGMNRTWTSNYNEGAIIVDMVDAKSNKLVWQGIGSGISVDRPKAKQKQIPEIMMEIMKNYPPQPGK; encoded by the coding sequence ATGAAGCGCTATATTTTTATTCTGCTAGCTTCGGCTACTTTGGGTTTAACGTCTTGCAGTCCTTTTAATGTACGTTCCGATTATGCGAGTACGGCTAATTTTAATACGTACAGAACGTATAAACTGAGAATCGACGATCTTAAACTGAATGATATTGATAAAGACCGGGTCTTAAACGAGTTGTCGAGACAACTTCAGGCGAAAGGTCTTCAGCCGGGCGAAAATCCTGACCTGATCATCAATGTAAAAGCCAACCATAAAAAAGTAACCGACATCACGACCACTTCGCCATACGGAGCCTGGGGCTGGGGCGGGCCTTTCGGTTGGGGAATCGGGATGAACAGAACCTGGACCAGCAATTACAATGAGGGAGCCATTATTGTGGATATGGTAGATGCAAAATCCAACAAACTGGTTTGGCAGGGAATTGGCAGCGGAATTTCCGTAGACCGTCCGAAAGCCAAGCAAAAGCAGATTCCTGAAATCATGATGGAAATAATGAAAAACTACCCGCCGCAACCGGGAAAATAA
- a CDS encoding DUF5522 domain-containing protein, protein MALFDIKEGEDFYYNEQGYKVFTEKFHLKRGHCCKSGCRHCPYGYDKKTDTFIKNDKKNK, encoded by the coding sequence ATGGCACTTTTTGACATCAAAGAAGGTGAAGACTTTTACTACAACGAACAGGGTTATAAGGTTTTTACAGAAAAATTCCATTTGAAAAGAGGACATTGCTGTAAAAGTGGCTGTAGACATTGTCCTTACGGATACGATAAAAAGACCGATACATTTATTAAAAACGATAAAAAAAATAAATAA
- a CDS encoding 1-aminocyclopropane-1-carboxylate deaminase/D-cysteine desulfhydrase — translation MKIPEIHIPVIEIPTEKKVKLFMKREDLVHPQISGNKYWKLFFNINKYLDRKPAKPYMITFGGAFSNHIAAVSAVGNLAGVPTLGIIRGEELKDKWRDNPTLLFAKRNGMNLQFVTREEYRHKEKLTGFLQKEFPDALIIPEGGTNAEAVAGVRMMLNEGTKDFDYLCTAVGTGGTIAGLSKYSEDHQKVIGFRVVDDDSLENRILELTSKKNFSLIDSSFGGYGKIKDENIRFINDFKERYNIPLEPIYTGKMMQKVFELIEEGFFPENSKILCFHTGGLQGIEGANLLLEKQNRTLIV, via the coding sequence ATGAAAATCCCTGAAATACATATTCCTGTTATTGAAATTCCTACAGAAAAGAAAGTGAAGCTCTTTATGAAAAGGGAAGACCTTGTTCATCCTCAGATTTCCGGGAATAAGTATTGGAAGCTGTTTTTCAATATCAACAAGTATCTGGACCGAAAGCCGGCAAAGCCGTACATGATCACTTTCGGAGGTGCTTTTTCCAATCATATCGCTGCGGTTTCTGCGGTGGGGAATCTCGCAGGGGTTCCGACGTTGGGGATCATCCGAGGTGAGGAATTGAAAGACAAATGGCGTGACAATCCCACGTTGCTTTTTGCAAAAAGAAACGGCATGAACCTGCAGTTTGTAACCCGTGAAGAATACCGCCATAAAGAAAAGCTGACCGGATTTTTGCAGAAGGAATTTCCTGATGCTCTGATTATTCCGGAAGGCGGAACCAATGCCGAGGCCGTAGCCGGCGTGAGAATGATGCTGAATGAAGGAACAAAAGATTTTGATTATCTTTGCACTGCAGTCGGAACCGGGGGAACGATTGCCGGGCTTTCGAAATACAGCGAGGACCATCAGAAAGTTATAGGATTCAGGGTAGTTGATGATGATTCACTGGAAAATAGAATCCTGGAATTAACCTCAAAGAAGAATTTCAGTCTAATAGATTCAAGCTTTGGGGGTTATGGTAAAATAAAGGATGAGAATATCCGTTTTATCAATGATTTTAAAGAGAGATATAATATTCCTCTGGAACCGATCTATACAGGAAAAATGATGCAGAAAGTGTTTGAATTGATTGAAGAAGGTTTTTTTCCTGAAAACAGTAAGATTTTGTGCTTTCATACCGGCGGACTGCAGGGAATTGAAGGGGCGAACCTACTTTTGGAAAAACAGAACAGAACATTAATCGTATAA